From Streptomyces sp. 6-11-2, one genomic window encodes:
- a CDS encoding glycoside hydrolase family 6 protein, with protein sequence MSRTRTSILAAMALVAGATGTALTAAPASAAVPCTVDYKVNQWDSGFTADVTVKNNGAAKSSWSLKWTYAGNQKVTSGWNAKVSQSGANVTAANETYNASLPTGGSVNFGFQGTYSGTNAIPASFSLDGVTCNVDNGGGDPGGGDPGGGNPGGGNGSRVDNPYVGAKVYVNPEWSAKAAAEPGGSRVSNQPTGVWLDRIAAINGVNGGMGLRAHLDEALKQKGTGEEVVQVVVYDLPGRDCAALASNGELGPTEIDKYKTQFIDPIAAILGDSKYSSLRIVTTIEIDSLPNLVTNTSGRATATPQCDTMKANGNYVKGVGYALAKLGKIPNVYNYIDAGHHGWIGWDDNFGPSADIFKQAATSEGASVNDVAGFITNTANYSALKENNFSITDQVNGVSVRQSKWVDWNQYVDELSFAQAFRNKLVSVGFNSNIGMLIDTSRNGWGGSARPAGPGAKTSVDTYVDGGRYDRRVHMGNWCNQAGAGLGERPKAAPAAGIDAYVWMKPPGESDGSSSAISNDEGKGFDRMCDPTYGGNARNGNSASGALPNAPVSGHWFSAQFQELMKNAYPAL encoded by the coding sequence ATGAGCCGCACCAGAACATCGATACTCGCCGCCATGGCCCTGGTGGCCGGGGCCACGGGGACGGCGCTGACCGCCGCACCCGCCAGTGCCGCCGTCCCCTGTACCGTCGACTACAAGGTCAACCAGTGGGACAGCGGCTTCACCGCCGATGTCACCGTCAAGAACAACGGCGCCGCCAAGTCGAGTTGGTCGCTGAAGTGGACCTACGCCGGTAACCAGAAGGTCACCAGCGGCTGGAACGCGAAGGTCAGCCAGAGCGGTGCCAACGTCACCGCGGCCAACGAGACCTACAACGCCAGCCTCCCGACGGGCGGTTCCGTCAACTTCGGCTTCCAGGGCACCTACAGCGGCACCAACGCGATCCCGGCCTCCTTCAGCCTCGACGGTGTCACCTGCAACGTCGACAACGGCGGCGGCGACCCCGGCGGCGGTGACCCGGGCGGCGGCAACCCCGGCGGCGGCAACGGAAGCCGGGTCGACAACCCGTACGTCGGCGCCAAGGTGTACGTGAACCCGGAGTGGTCCGCGAAGGCCGCCGCGGAGCCGGGCGGCAGCCGCGTCTCCAACCAGCCGACCGGCGTCTGGCTCGACCGCATCGCCGCGATCAACGGCGTGAACGGCGGCATGGGTCTGCGCGCCCACCTCGACGAGGCCCTGAAGCAGAAGGGCACCGGCGAGGAGGTCGTCCAGGTCGTCGTCTACGACCTGCCGGGACGCGACTGCGCGGCCCTCGCCTCCAACGGCGAGCTCGGCCCGACGGAGATCGACAAGTACAAGACGCAGTTCATCGACCCGATCGCGGCCATCCTCGGCGACTCCAAGTACTCCTCGCTGCGGATCGTCACCACCATCGAGATCGACTCGCTGCCGAACCTGGTCACCAACACCAGCGGCCGCGCCACCGCCACACCGCAGTGCGACACCATGAAGGCCAACGGCAACTACGTCAAGGGCGTCGGCTACGCACTGGCCAAGCTCGGCAAGATCCCGAACGTCTACAACTACATCGACGCCGGACACCACGGCTGGATCGGCTGGGACGACAACTTCGGCCCGTCGGCCGACATCTTCAAGCAGGCGGCCACCAGCGAGGGCGCGTCCGTCAACGACGTGGCCGGCTTCATCACCAACACGGCCAACTACAGTGCCCTGAAGGAGAACAACTTCTCGATCACCGACCAGGTGAACGGCGTCTCGGTGCGCCAGTCCAAGTGGGTGGACTGGAACCAGTACGTCGACGAGCTGTCGTTCGCGCAGGCCTTCCGAAACAAGCTCGTCTCGGTCGGCTTCAACTCCAACATCGGCATGCTGATCGACACCTCCAGGAACGGCTGGGGCGGCTCGGCGCGTCCGGCCGGTCCAGGCGCCAAGACGAGCGTGGACACCTATGTCGACGGCGGGCGTTACGACCGCCGCGTGCACATGGGCAACTGGTGCAACCAGGCGGGCGCCGGGCTCGGTGAGCGTCCGAAGGCGGCCCCGGCCGCCGGCATCGACGCCTACGTGTGGATGAAGCCCCCGGGGGAGTCCGACGGTTCCAGCTCGGCCATCTCGAACGACGAGGGCAAGGGCTTCGACCGCATGTGCGACCCGACCTACGGTGGCAACGCCCGCAACGGCAACAGCGCGTCGGGCGCGCTGCCGAACGCTCCGGTCTCCGGGCACTGGTTCTCCGCCCAGTTCCAGGAGCTGATGAAGAACGCGTACCCGGCTCTGTGA
- a CDS encoding glycoside hydrolase family 48 protein — protein MHPRRRRRGARRLWTAIVAALALPLTMLSTGSTTAHAAALQCSVDYKTNDWGSGFTADLTITNRGTDVINGWTLTYGYSGNQKLSNGWNGIWSQSGQTITVKNESYNGTIAAGSAVNTGAQFSYSGTNTAPTSFAVNGTTCAGAHQPPVTVLTSPSAGAVYSQGAAVPLAATAAAADNASITKIEFYDDKTLLGTDTSAPYSLSVSNLSVGSHSLVAKAYDSLGASAESTPVGITVASGPAVVASPTQLGVQQGKSGTFDVKLSGQPSSNVTVGVTRTSGNTGLSVTGGSSLTFTPANWNTAQKVTITADSSGTGSAVFTASATGYTKATVTVTELAASKTYDARFLDLYGKITNPANGYFSPDGIPYHSVETLIVEAPDHGHETTSEAYSYLLWLQAMYGKVTGDWSKFNGAWSIMEKFMIPTHADQPTNSFYTASKPATYAPELDTPNQYPAKLDSGVSVGPDPIASELKSAYGTDDIYGMHWIEDVDNVYGYGNTPGGQCEAGPTAKGPSYINTFQRGAEESVWETVPQTTCDAFKYGGKNGYLDLFTGDDSYAKQWKYTDAPDADARAVQAAYWADLWAKAQGKGADVSATVSKAAKMGDYLRYSMYDKYFKKIGNCVGPSSCPAGTGKDASHYLLSWYYAWGGATDTSAGWAWRIGSSHVHGGYQNPLAAYALSSNAALKPKSATGVADWSKSLQRQLEFYRWLQSSEGAIAGGATNSWQGRYATPPAGTSTFYGMYYDWQPVYHDPPSNQWFGFQAWSMERVAEYYQQTGDAAAKTVLDKWVKWALSKTTVNPNGTFQIPSTLQWSGQPDTWNASSPGSNSGLHVTVADYTNDVGVAAAYAKTLTYYAARSGDAQAKSTAKALLDGMWNNNQDSLGIAVPETRTDYSRFGDKVYVPNGWTGTMPNGDKIDSSSTFASIRSFYKNDPAWSKIESYLKGGAAPVFTYHRFWAQADIALAMGSYAELLE, from the coding sequence ATGCATCCCCGACGCAGACGCCGCGGCGCGCGGCGGCTGTGGACCGCCATCGTGGCGGCCCTCGCGCTTCCGCTCACCATGCTGTCGACGGGGTCGACCACCGCGCACGCGGCGGCCCTGCAGTGCAGCGTGGACTACAAGACCAACGACTGGGGCTCCGGCTTCACCGCGGATCTGACCATCACCAACCGCGGTACGGACGTCATCAACGGCTGGACCCTGACCTACGGCTACTCGGGCAACCAGAAGCTCAGCAACGGCTGGAACGGCATCTGGTCGCAGTCCGGCCAGACGATCACCGTGAAGAACGAGTCGTACAACGGGACGATCGCCGCCGGAAGCGCCGTGAACACCGGTGCCCAGTTCAGCTACAGCGGCACCAACACCGCGCCGACGAGCTTCGCGGTCAACGGCACCACCTGCGCCGGCGCGCATCAGCCCCCGGTGACGGTGCTGACCAGCCCGTCCGCGGGCGCGGTCTACAGCCAGGGCGCCGCCGTACCGCTCGCGGCGACCGCGGCGGCGGCCGACAACGCGAGCATCACCAAGATCGAATTCTACGACGACAAGACCCTGCTGGGCACGGACACGAGCGCGCCCTACTCGCTCTCGGTCTCCAATTTGAGCGTGGGCAGTCATTCGCTGGTGGCGAAGGCGTACGACAGCCTCGGCGCCTCCGCGGAGTCCACGCCGGTCGGCATCACGGTCGCCTCGGGTCCCGCGGTGGTCGCCTCGCCCACCCAGCTGGGTGTCCAGCAGGGCAAGTCGGGGACCTTCGACGTCAAGCTGTCGGGCCAGCCCAGTTCCAATGTGACGGTCGGGGTCACCCGTACCTCCGGCAACACGGGCCTGTCGGTGACCGGCGGTTCCTCGCTCACCTTCACACCGGCCAACTGGAACACCGCGCAGAAGGTGACCATCACCGCGGACTCCTCGGGCACCGGTTCGGCGGTCTTCACGGCCTCGGCGACCGGCTACACCAAGGCCACGGTCACCGTGACGGAGCTGGCCGCCTCGAAGACGTACGACGCCCGCTTCCTGGACCTGTACGGGAAGATCACCAACCCGGCGAACGGGTACTTCTCCCCCGACGGCATCCCCTACCACTCGGTGGAGACACTGATCGTGGAGGCGCCCGACCACGGCCACGAGACCACGTCGGAGGCGTACAGCTACCTCCTGTGGCTCCAGGCCATGTACGGCAAGGTGACGGGCGACTGGTCCAAGTTCAACGGCGCCTGGTCGATCATGGAGAAGTTCATGATCCCCACCCACGCCGACCAGCCGACCAACTCCTTCTACACCGCCTCCAAGCCGGCGACGTACGCGCCCGAGCTGGACACGCCCAACCAGTACCCGGCGAAGCTCGACTCCGGGGTGTCGGTGGGTCCTGACCCGATCGCGTCCGAGCTGAAGTCCGCCTACGGCACGGACGACATCTACGGCATGCACTGGATCGAGGACGTCGACAACGTCTACGGCTACGGCAACACGCCGGGCGGTCAGTGCGAGGCCGGCCCCACGGCCAAGGGACCGTCGTACATCAACACCTTCCAGCGCGGCGCCGAGGAGTCGGTCTGGGAGACGGTGCCGCAGACCACCTGCGACGCCTTCAAGTACGGCGGCAAGAACGGCTATCTGGACCTGTTCACCGGTGACGACTCCTACGCCAAGCAGTGGAAGTACACCGACGCCCCCGACGCCGACGCGCGCGCCGTCCAGGCCGCGTACTGGGCCGATCTGTGGGCCAAGGCGCAGGGCAAGGGAGCCGACGTGTCGGCCACCGTCTCCAAGGCGGCGAAGATGGGCGACTACCTGCGGTACTCGATGTACGACAAGTACTTCAAGAAGATCGGCAACTGTGTCGGGCCCTCCTCCTGCCCCGCCGGCACCGGCAAGGACGCCTCGCACTACCTGCTCTCCTGGTACTACGCCTGGGGCGGGGCGACCGACACCTCGGCGGGCTGGGCCTGGCGCATCGGCTCCAGCCACGTACACGGCGGCTACCAGAACCCGCTCGCCGCGTACGCGCTGAGCAGCAACGCCGCCCTGAAGCCCAAGTCGGCGACGGGCGTGGCGGACTGGAGCAAGTCGCTCCAGCGGCAACTGGAGTTCTACCGGTGGCTCCAGTCCTCCGAGGGCGCCATCGCGGGCGGCGCGACCAACAGCTGGCAGGGCCGTTACGCCACCCCGCCGGCCGGCACGTCGACCTTCTACGGCATGTACTACGACTGGCAGCCGGTCTACCACGACCCGCCGTCCAACCAGTGGTTCGGCTTCCAGGCCTGGTCGATGGAGCGGGTCGCCGAGTACTACCAGCAGACGGGTGACGCCGCCGCGAAGACGGTGCTCGACAAGTGGGTCAAGTGGGCGCTGTCCAAGACCACGGTCAACCCCAACGGCACCTTCCAGATCCCCTCCACGCTCCAGTGGTCGGGTCAGCCGGACACCTGGAACGCGTCCTCCCCCGGCTCCAACAGCGGGCTGCACGTCACCGTCGCCGACTACACCAACGACGTCGGTGTGGCCGCCGCGTACGCCAAGACCCTGACGTACTACGCCGCCAGGTCCGGGGACGCGCAGGCCAAGTCGACGGCGAAGGCGCTGCTGGACGGCATGTGGAACAACAACCAGGACAGCCTGGGCATCGCCGTCCCGGAGACCCGCACCGACTACAGCCGGTTCGGCGACAAGGTGTACGTGCCCAACGGCTGGACCGGCACGATGCCGAACGGCGACAAGATCGACTCCTCGTCGACGTTCGCCTCGATCCGTTCCTTCTACAAGAACGACCCGGCCTGGTCGAAGATCGAGTCCTACCTCAAGGGCGGCGCGGCCCCGGTCTTCACCTACCACCGGTTCTGGGCGCAGGCGGACATCGCCCTCGCCATGGGTTCGTACGCGGAGCTCCTCGAATAA
- a CDS encoding cellulose binding domain-containing protein, with translation MRHPPRSVLLAIAGAVALVGSVVVPAVTAHGAAPACTVEYTVTNQWDAGFQGDVKITNNKAPMSSWSLTFDFAGGQKVTQGWNAKWSQSGTTVTAANESYNGSLGTGASVSAGFLGSRSGSNPVPTAFKLNGTTCNVDSEPSTPPTDPPPTGDGKAPALHVSGSKLVDAAGKNRRLLGVNRSGGEFMCVQGYGIWDGPVDDAAIKAIADWKANAVRIPLNEECWLGLSNIKPQYAGANYINAVKELVARVEAHGMTPIVELHWTYGQYTGNSAGCSDVHATCQKPMPDAQYTPSFWSSVAGTFKGDQAVVFDLFNEPYPDRATSSLTDAWKCWRDGGTCPGIGYQVAGMQSLVDSIRGAGAKNVILAGGLAYSNDLGQWLTYRPSDPTGNLGASYHVYNFNTCSSASCWNSTLAPVAAQVPLVAGEIGENTCSHGFIDQVMKWFDDRGLSYLGWTWNTWDCSSGPSLISAYDGTPTAFGAGLRDHLRALSP, from the coding sequence ATGCGACACCCCCCGCGTTCAGTCCTTTTAGCCATCGCCGGTGCGGTCGCGCTCGTCGGGAGCGTGGTCGTGCCGGCCGTCACGGCGCACGGAGCTGCACCCGCGTGCACGGTGGAGTACACCGTCACCAATCAGTGGGACGCCGGCTTCCAGGGCGACGTGAAGATAACCAACAACAAGGCTCCGATGAGCAGTTGGAGTCTCACTTTCGACTTCGCGGGCGGTCAGAAGGTCACCCAGGGCTGGAATGCGAAGTGGTCCCAGTCCGGTACGACGGTGACCGCCGCCAACGAGAGCTACAACGGTTCGCTCGGCACCGGCGCGAGTGTCAGCGCGGGTTTCCTCGGCTCCAGGTCGGGGAGCAATCCCGTGCCGACGGCGTTCAAGCTCAACGGCACCACCTGCAACGTCGACTCGGAGCCGTCCACACCTCCGACGGATCCGCCGCCGACCGGTGACGGCAAGGCACCCGCCCTGCACGTCTCCGGCAGCAAGCTGGTCGACGCCGCCGGGAAGAATCGCCGGCTGCTCGGGGTCAACCGCTCCGGCGGCGAGTTCATGTGCGTCCAGGGCTACGGCATCTGGGACGGCCCCGTGGACGACGCCGCGATCAAGGCGATCGCCGACTGGAAGGCGAACGCCGTCCGTATCCCCCTCAACGAGGAGTGCTGGCTGGGTCTTTCCAACATCAAACCGCAGTACGCGGGCGCCAACTACATCAACGCGGTCAAGGAGCTGGTGGCCCGGGTCGAGGCGCACGGCATGACCCCGATCGTCGAACTGCACTGGACCTACGGCCAGTACACCGGCAACTCGGCGGGCTGCTCCGACGTCCACGCCACCTGCCAGAAGCCGATGCCCGACGCCCAGTACACCCCGTCGTTCTGGTCCTCGGTCGCCGGCACCTTCAAGGGTGACCAGGCCGTCGTCTTCGACCTGTTCAACGAGCCCTATCCGGACCGGGCGACCTCCAGTCTCACCGACGCCTGGAAGTGCTGGCGCGACGGCGGCACCTGTCCGGGCATCGGGTACCAGGTCGCCGGCATGCAGAGTCTCGTCGACTCGATCCGCGGTGCCGGGGCCAAGAACGTCATCCTCGCCGGTGGTCTCGCGTACTCCAACGACCTCGGCCAGTGGCTCACCTACCGGCCCAGCGACCCGACCGGCAATCTGGGCGCCTCCTACCACGTCTACAACTTCAACACCTGCTCCAGCGCGAGCTGCTGGAACTCCACCCTCGCCCCGGTCGCGGCCCAGGTGCCGCTGGTGGCCGGGGAGATCGGCGAGAACACCTGCTCGCACGGATTCATCGACCAGGTCATGAAGTGGTTCGACGACCGTGGCCTGTCCTACCTGGGCTGGACCTGGAACACCTGGGACTGCTCCTCCGGGCCGTCCCTGATCTCCGCCTACGACGGTACGCCCACGGCGTTCGGTGCCGGGCTGCGCGATCACCTGCGCGCCCTCAGCCCCTGA